A stretch of Bordetella genomosp. 13 DNA encodes these proteins:
- the recJ gene encoding single-stranded-DNA-specific exonuclease RecJ, with protein MVSPRLTVRPTDAAACKLLEAAGIHPLLCRLWAARGVSHPDQTRLVWPSLLPPAHLTQSGHAAAVLADAIQQRKKLLIVADYDCDGATACAVGLRALAAMGADVDFLVPNRFETGYGLSPAVIELACRHRSGKPDIIITVDNGIASVDGVAAANAAGIGVVVTDHHLPGDTLPDALAIVNPNQPGCGFPSKNLAGVGVIFYMMLALRAELRRRGVYPADGGPRLDALSDLVALGTVADVVKLDANNRLLVTQGLQRMRAGRMQPGLRALFAVAGREPRTASGFDLGFALGPRINAAGRLADMSLGIACLTTDDEAEALDMARQLDQINRERRTIEAEMREQALAAMADPQAAPGATVCVFDPGWHQGVVGLVASRLKEKFWRPTLAFAPAGDDEIRGSGRSIPDVHLRDALDLVSKRHPNLIRKFGGHAMAAGLTLGRDDFAAFAPAFDAAVRELTGRDRFEPQLETDGALESGYANAEVAGLLQQQVWGAGFAAPLFLDEFHVRAQRLVGEKHLKLSLERGHQRFDAIWFGRDQPLPEQVQVAYRLEQNVWNGMVSVQLVVEHAE; from the coding sequence GTGGTCTCGCCCCGTCTGACCGTACGCCCGACCGACGCCGCAGCCTGCAAGCTGCTGGAAGCCGCGGGCATCCATCCCCTGCTGTGCCGCCTGTGGGCGGCGCGCGGCGTCTCGCATCCCGACCAGACGCGCCTGGTGTGGCCTTCGCTGCTGCCGCCCGCGCACCTCACGCAATCCGGCCACGCGGCCGCCGTGCTGGCCGACGCCATCCAGCAGCGCAAGAAGCTGCTGATCGTCGCCGACTACGACTGCGACGGCGCCACGGCCTGCGCAGTGGGCCTGCGCGCGCTGGCCGCCATGGGCGCCGACGTCGACTTCCTGGTGCCCAACCGCTTCGAGACGGGCTATGGCCTGTCGCCGGCCGTCATCGAACTGGCCTGCCGGCATCGCAGCGGCAAACCCGACATCATCATCACGGTGGACAACGGCATCGCCAGCGTGGACGGCGTGGCCGCCGCGAACGCCGCCGGCATCGGGGTCGTGGTCACCGACCATCACCTGCCCGGCGACACGCTGCCGGACGCGCTGGCCATCGTCAATCCCAACCAGCCGGGCTGCGGCTTCCCGTCCAAGAACCTGGCGGGCGTGGGCGTGATCTTCTACATGATGCTGGCGCTGCGCGCCGAACTGCGCCGCCGCGGCGTATACCCTGCCGATGGCGGCCCGCGGCTGGACGCGCTGTCGGACCTGGTGGCCCTGGGCACGGTGGCCGACGTGGTGAAGCTGGACGCCAACAACCGCCTGCTGGTCACGCAAGGGCTGCAGCGCATGCGCGCCGGCCGCATGCAGCCGGGCCTGCGCGCGCTGTTCGCGGTTGCCGGGCGCGAGCCGCGCACCGCCAGCGGCTTCGACCTGGGCTTCGCGCTGGGGCCGCGCATCAATGCCGCCGGCCGCCTGGCCGACATGAGCCTGGGCATCGCCTGCCTGACTACGGACGACGAGGCCGAGGCCCTGGACATGGCGCGCCAGCTGGACCAGATCAATCGCGAGCGCCGCACCATCGAGGCCGAGATGCGCGAGCAGGCGCTGGCCGCCATGGCCGACCCGCAGGCCGCGCCCGGCGCGACCGTCTGCGTGTTCGACCCGGGCTGGCACCAGGGCGTGGTGGGGCTGGTGGCCTCGCGCCTGAAAGAGAAATTCTGGCGCCCCACCCTCGCCTTCGCGCCGGCCGGCGACGACGAGATCCGCGGCTCGGGCCGCTCGATCCCCGACGTGCATCTGCGCGACGCGCTCGACCTGGTCTCCAAGCGCCATCCCAACCTGATCCGCAAGTTCGGCGGCCACGCCATGGCGGCGGGCCTGACGCTGGGCCGCGACGACTTCGCGGCCTTCGCGCCGGCGTTCGACGCGGCCGTGCGGGAACTGACCGGCCGCGACCGCTTCGAGCCGCAGCTGGAAACCGATGGCGCGCTCGAATCGGGGTATGCGAACGCCGAAGTGGCCGGCCTGCTGCAGCAACAGGTATGGGGCGCCGGCTTCGCCGCCCCGCTGTTCCTGGACGAGTTCCACGTGCGCGCGCAGCGCCTGGTAGGCGAGAAGCACCTGAAACTGTCGCTGGAGCGCGGACACCAGCGCTTCGACGCCATCTGGTTCGGGCGGGATCAGCCGCTGCCGGAGCAGGTGCAGGTGGCTTATCGACTCGAGCAGAATGTCTGGAACGGGATGGTGTCAGTGCAATTGGTAGTCGAGCACGCTGAATAG
- a CDS encoding MFS transporter, translating into MENAMASGAGSSVSASEEDRVYRKIGWRIVPFLVLCYVVAYLDRVNVGFAKLQMLQDLSLSDTVYGLGAGIFFIGYFIFEIPSNIILHRVGAKVWIARIMITWGVISAAMMFTNSATMFYVLRFLLGVAEAGFFPGIILYLTYWYPNARRGRITTFFMMALPLSGLIGGPVSGWIMDTFHGQHGLSGWQWLFLLEGIPSVVVGILVLFLLDDRIDKARWLTDSEKALLTRNIQAEERVKEDPPIRAALAKPRVWAMALTYFSFVMGLYGVGFWMPTLIKGTGVQSPLMIGLLTAIPNLFAVIGMFLISRNSDRTRERRWHIAVPALCGAAGLVMSAVWGGNTALAMLALTVANIGICTILPLFWSQPTAVLGGTAAAAGIALINSVGNLAGFVSPYLVGWLKDLTGTTNTGLYVLAASLTLGALIALSQPGRLVNK; encoded by the coding sequence ATGGAGAATGCAATGGCCTCCGGCGCCGGATCGTCCGTATCGGCCAGCGAAGAGGACCGCGTCTATCGCAAGATCGGCTGGCGCATCGTGCCGTTCCTGGTGCTGTGCTACGTGGTGGCCTATCTGGATCGCGTGAACGTGGGCTTCGCCAAGCTGCAGATGCTGCAGGACCTGAGCCTGAGCGATACGGTGTATGGGCTGGGGGCCGGCATATTCTTCATCGGTTACTTCATCTTCGAGATACCCAGCAACATCATCCTGCACCGCGTGGGCGCCAAGGTGTGGATCGCCCGCATCATGATCACCTGGGGCGTCATCTCGGCGGCCATGATGTTCACCAACTCGGCCACCATGTTCTACGTGCTCCGCTTCCTGCTGGGCGTGGCCGAGGCGGGGTTCTTTCCAGGCATCATCCTGTACCTCACCTATTGGTATCCCAACGCGCGGCGCGGGCGCATCACCACGTTCTTCATGATGGCGCTGCCATTGTCGGGGCTGATCGGCGGGCCGGTGTCTGGCTGGATCATGGATACCTTCCATGGCCAGCACGGCCTGAGCGGCTGGCAGTGGCTGTTCCTGCTGGAAGGCATCCCCTCGGTGGTGGTGGGGATCCTGGTGCTGTTCCTGCTGGACGACCGCATCGACAAGGCCCGGTGGCTGACCGACAGCGAGAAAGCCCTGCTGACTCGCAACATCCAGGCCGAGGAACGCGTGAAAGAAGACCCGCCGATCCGTGCCGCGCTGGCCAAGCCGCGCGTGTGGGCGATGGCGCTGACGTACTTCTCGTTCGTGATGGGGCTGTACGGCGTGGGGTTCTGGATGCCCACGCTGATCAAGGGCACGGGCGTGCAGAGCCCGCTGATGATAGGCCTGCTCACCGCCATTCCCAACCTGTTCGCGGTGATCGGCATGTTCTTGATCTCGCGCAATTCGGACCGCACCCGCGAACGCCGCTGGCACATCGCCGTCCCGGCCCTGTGCGGCGCGGCCGGCCTGGTCATGTCCGCGGTGTGGGGCGGCAATACCGCGCTGGCCATGCTGGCGCTGACCGTCGCCAACATCGGCATCTGCACCATCCTGCCCCTGTTCTGGAGCCAGCCCACGGCGGTACTGGGCGGCACCGCCGCCGCGGCCGGCATCGCGCTGATCAACTCGGTGGGCAATCTGGCGGGCTTCGTCAGTCCCTACCTGGTGGGCTGGCTGAAGGACCTGACCGGCACCACCAACACCGGCCTGTATGTTCTGGCCGCCAGCCTGACGCTGGGCGCCCTCATCGCACTATCGCAGCCGGGACGACTGGTGAACAAGTGA
- the prfB gene encoding peptide chain release factor 2 (programmed frameshift), producing the protein MEAERQNQIAARLADYAQRELALRGYLDYDAKAERLQVVNAELEDPAVWNDPKHAQDLGREKKSLEDVVSTLTELGNGVADARELFELAAADDDDATLEAIEKDADAFQERLEALEFRRMFANPADPLNCFLDIQAGAGGTEAQDWASMLLRQYLKYAERKGFKAEVLEESEGEVAGIKSATIKLEGEYAFGYLRTETGVHRLVRKSPFDSSGGRHTSFASVFVYPEVDDSFEIEINPADLRVDTYRASGAGGQHINKTDSAVRITHMPSGIVVQCQNDRSQHRNRAEAMQMLKSRLYELEMRNRMAEQQKLEDSKTDVGWGHQIRSYVLDQSRIKDLRTNVEISNTQKVLDGDLDPFIQASLKQGV; encoded by the exons ATGGAAGCCGAACGCCAGAACCAGATCGCCGCCCGCCTTGCCGACTACGCGCAGCGCGAGCTGGCGTTACGGGGGTATCTT GACTACGATGCCAAAGCCGAACGCCTGCAGGTCGTAAACGCCGAACTCGAAGATCCGGCCGTCTGGAACGACCCCAAGCACGCCCAGGACCTGGGCCGTGAGAAGAAATCCCTCGAAGACGTCGTAAGCACGCTGACCGAACTGGGCAATGGCGTGGCCGATGCGCGCGAGCTGTTCGAGCTGGCGGCGGCCGACGATGACGACGCCACCCTCGAAGCCATCGAGAAAGACGCCGACGCCTTCCAGGAACGCCTGGAAGCGCTGGAATTCCGCCGCATGTTCGCCAACCCGGCCGATCCGCTGAACTGCTTCCTGGACATCCAGGCCGGCGCCGGCGGTACCGAGGCTCAAGACTGGGCCTCCATGCTGCTGCGCCAGTACCTGAAGTATGCCGAGCGCAAGGGCTTCAAGGCCGAGGTGCTGGAAGAATCCGAGGGCGAAGTGGCGGGCATCAAGTCGGCCACCATCAAGCTCGAAGGCGAATACGCGTTCGGCTACCTGCGCACCGAGACCGGCGTGCACCGCCTGGTGCGCAAGAGCCCCTTCGACTCGTCCGGCGGCCGCCACACCTCGTTCGCCAGCGTGTTCGTGTATCCCGAGGTCGACGATTCGTTCGAGATCGAGATCAACCCGGCCGACCTGCGCGTGGACACCTACCGCGCCAGCGGCGCGGGCGGCCAGCACATCAACAAGACCGACTCGGCCGTGCGCATCACGCACATGCCGTCCGGCATCGTGGTGCAGTGCCAGAACGACCGTTCGCAGCACCGCAACCGCGCCGAAGCCATGCAGATGCTGAAGTCGCGCCTGTACGAGCTGGAGATGCGCAACCGCATGGCCGAGCAGCAGAAGCTGGAAGACTCCAAGACCGACGTGGGCTGGGGCCACCAGATCCGCTCGTACGTGCTGGACCAGAGCCGCATCAAGGACCTGCGCACCAACGTCGAAATCTCCAACACGCAGAAAGTGCTGGACGGCGACCTGGATCCCTTCATCCAGGCAAGCCTGAAGCAAGGCGTCTAA
- a CDS encoding SDR family oxidoreductase, with protein sequence MTDTIAILTGASRGIGAALARGLARPGVRLVTLARRDDADLAAHANAQGAELEQIKVDLSDLAAADAAGARIAASLPRDARRYLLINNAGTVQPVAPCAGLTDPAAISAAFNLNVSAVMLLTARFVQAVQGLQADRRVLNISSGAGRNPSAGWGVYCATKAALDMYTRVLKAEQGGDGVRAVSLAPGIVDTDMQEAIRGSDPASFPALARFQEFKTAGQLAAPGDVAARILAYLDRDDFGATEIDDIRNYR encoded by the coding sequence ATGACCGACACCATAGCCATTCTTACCGGCGCATCGCGCGGCATCGGCGCCGCGCTGGCGCGCGGCCTGGCCCGTCCGGGCGTGCGCCTGGTCACGCTGGCGCGGCGCGACGACGCCGATCTTGCGGCCCATGCCAACGCGCAGGGCGCCGAACTGGAGCAGATCAAGGTCGACTTGTCCGACCTGGCCGCGGCCGACGCCGCGGGCGCCCGCATCGCCGCGTCGCTGCCGCGCGACGCGCGCCGCTACCTGCTGATCAACAACGCGGGTACGGTGCAGCCTGTGGCCCCGTGCGCGGGGCTGACCGACCCCGCCGCCATCAGCGCCGCCTTCAATCTCAACGTCAGCGCCGTCATGCTGCTGACCGCGCGCTTCGTGCAGGCCGTGCAAGGCCTGCAGGCCGACCGCCGCGTGCTCAACATCTCGTCGGGCGCGGGCCGCAATCCCAGCGCCGGCTGGGGCGTGTACTGCGCGACCAAGGCCGCGCTCGACATGTACACCCGCGTGCTGAAGGCGGAGCAAGGCGGCGACGGCGTGCGCGCCGTATCGCTGGCGCCGGGCATCGTCGATACCGACATGCAGGAAGCCATCCGCGGCAGCGACCCGGCCAGCTTCCCGGCGCTGGCCAGGTTCCAGGAATTCAAGACGGCCGGCCAACTCGCCGCGCCCGGCGACGTCGCCGCCCGCATCCTTGCCTACCTCGACCGCGACGACTTCGGCGCCACCGAAATCGACGACATCCGCAATTACCGCTGA
- the lysS gene encoding lysine--tRNA ligase: MTDHTPDASAQDENRLIAERRAKLAKLREAGVAYPNDFVPDARAADLHAKYDELDQPALEATAAQVKVAGRMMLKRVMGKASFATLQDGSGRIQIYLERGALGEEVYAAFKQWDIGDIIAIEGKVFKTNKGELSVHAASARLLSKSLRPLPDKFHGVSDQELRYRQRYVDLIMTDATRRTFEARSKAVGSIRQFMLEAGFLEVETPMLHPIPGGAAAKPFRTHHNALDMEMFLRIAPELYLKRLIVGGFERVFEVNRNFRNEGVSPRHNPEFTMMEFYAAYADYRWLMDFTEELIRRAAIAATGSAVLTYQDRELDLSKPFDRLTICEAILKYAPGYTQQQLDDPAFVRAELKKLGADVDGAVLSRAGLGALQLALFEETAEAKLWNPTYIIDYPIEVSPLARASDTREGITERFELFMTGREIANGFSELNDPEDQAERFRAQVEAKDAGDEEAMYYDADYIRALEYGMPPTGGCGIGIDRLVMLLTDSPSIRDVILFPHLRRED, encoded by the coding sequence ATGACCGACCACACGCCCGACGCCTCCGCCCAGGACGAGAACCGCTTGATCGCCGAACGGCGCGCCAAGCTGGCCAAACTGCGCGAGGCCGGTGTCGCCTATCCGAACGACTTCGTACCCGACGCCCGCGCCGCCGACCTGCACGCCAAGTACGACGAGCTGGACCAGCCCGCCCTGGAAGCCACCGCCGCGCAGGTCAAGGTGGCTGGCCGCATGATGCTCAAGCGCGTCATGGGCAAGGCCAGCTTCGCCACGCTGCAGGACGGCAGCGGCCGCATCCAGATCTACCTGGAACGCGGCGCGCTGGGCGAAGAGGTCTACGCGGCCTTCAAGCAGTGGGACATCGGCGACATCATCGCCATCGAGGGCAAGGTCTTCAAGACCAACAAGGGCGAACTGTCGGTGCATGCCGCCAGCGCGCGGCTGCTGTCCAAGTCGCTGCGTCCGCTGCCGGACAAGTTCCACGGCGTGTCCGACCAGGAGCTGCGCTACCGCCAGCGCTACGTCGATCTCATCATGACCGACGCCACGCGACGCACCTTCGAGGCGCGCAGCAAGGCCGTGGGCAGCATCCGCCAGTTCATGCTCGAGGCGGGCTTTCTCGAAGTCGAGACGCCCATGCTGCACCCCATTCCGGGCGGCGCCGCGGCCAAGCCGTTCCGCACGCATCACAACGCGCTGGACATGGAGATGTTCCTGCGCATCGCGCCCGAGCTCTACCTGAAGCGCCTGATCGTCGGCGGCTTCGAGCGCGTGTTCGAGGTCAACCGCAACTTCCGCAACGAGGGCGTCAGCCCGCGGCACAACCCCGAATTCACGATGATGGAGTTCTACGCGGCCTATGCGGACTACCGCTGGCTGATGGACTTCACCGAAGAGCTGATCCGCCGCGCCGCCATCGCCGCGACCGGCAGCGCCGTGCTCACCTACCAGGACCGCGAGCTGGACCTGTCCAAGCCGTTCGACCGCCTGACCATCTGCGAAGCGATCCTCAAGTACGCGCCCGGCTACACCCAGCAGCAGCTGGACGACCCGGCCTTCGTGCGCGCCGAGCTGAAGAAGCTGGGCGCCGACGTGGACGGCGCCGTGCTGTCGCGCGCCGGCCTGGGCGCGCTGCAGCTGGCGCTGTTCGAAGAGACGGCCGAGGCCAAGCTGTGGAATCCCACGTACATCATCGACTATCCCATCGAGGTCTCGCCGCTGGCGCGCGCATCCGACACGCGTGAAGGCATCACCGAGCGCTTCGAACTCTTCATGACGGGCCGCGAGATCGCCAACGGCTTCTCCGAGCTGAACGACCCCGAGGACCAGGCCGAGCGCTTCCGCGCCCAGGTCGAGGCCAAGGACGCCGGCGACGAAGAGGCGATGTACTACGACGCGGACTACATCCGGGCGCTGGAATACGGCATGCCGCCCACCGGCGGCTGCGGCATCGGCATCGACCGCCTGGTCATGCTGCTGACGGACAGCCCCAGCATCCGCGACGTCATCCTGTTCCCGCACCTGCGCCGCGAAGACTGA